From one Planktothrix agardhii NIES-204 genomic stretch:
- the pagG gene encoding peptidase S8 and S53, subtilisin, kexin, sedolisin, protein MPDLITIPGIPELWTHTKGDSRIKIAILDGAADLDRACFKGAKITQFKPYWAEDIELNDEYYHYLKLATEFNQQQKAKKEDPDHDKEEAKKEREAFFKDFPEDIKRRIDLSSHATHISSTILGQHGSPVEGIAPNCTAINIPISFAGDDFISFVNLTHAINEALKAEVNIIHIAACHPTQSGMAQEIFARAVKQCQDSNILIVAPGGNDKGECWCIPSILPDVLTVGAMRDDGQPFKFSNYGGEYQHKGVMANGENILGANPGTDEPVREKGTSCAAPIVTGISALLMSMQLQRGEKPNAETVRQAILKSAIPCDQNEVEEPERCLLGKLNIPGAYNLLTGERLTTVKTSEIRQSEITIPVNNITPLTKIENPINSPLLTLSNVIASNSSAVAVANITASQPTNGITASAASKLVYVLGTIGYDFGSEARRDSFKQLMPPVEIDGITIPANPYDASQIVNYLAENSSESKSLIWTINQEFNPVYALEVKGGFAADVYEMLNLMLAGQIEPESSDDYVERVSIPGQITDKTITLFSGQEVPVITINNIRGMYGWKVNGLVDAALQTLSEELADANEIQMRRSLSSFLKRVYFDLQNLGKTSKDRALNFAATNAFQAASSFAQAVSTGMELDTIEIEKSPFCRVNSDCWDVKLKFFDPERGLRAKKVYLFSIDVSYMIPVTLGQVRSWSVPK, encoded by the coding sequence ATGCCAGATTTAATTACTATACCTGGAATACCCGAACTTTGGACTCATACAAAAGGCGATTCTCGGATTAAAATTGCTATTCTTGACGGTGCAGCAGATTTAGATCGAGCTTGCTTTAAAGGTGCAAAGATTACTCAATTTAAACCCTATTGGGCAGAAGATATTGAACTCAATGATGAGTATTATCATTATTTAAAATTAGCGACAGAATTTAATCAACAACAAAAGGCTAAAAAAGAAGACCCAGATCACGATAAAGAAGAAGCAAAAAAAGAAAGAGAAGCCTTTTTTAAAGATTTCCCTGAAGACATTAAAAGACGGATTGATTTATCTAGTCATGCTACTCATATTTCGAGTACAATTTTAGGACAGCATGGCTCTCCCGTGGAGGGTATTGCGCCTAATTGTACGGCGATTAATATTCCGATTTCCTTCGCTGGAGATGATTTTATTTCCTTTGTTAATCTCACCCATGCGATTAATGAAGCATTAAAAGCCGAAGTTAATATTATTCATATTGCGGCTTGTCATCCTACTCAATCAGGAATGGCTCAAGAAATCTTTGCTCGTGCTGTGAAACAATGCCAAGATAGTAATATTTTAATTGTGGCTCCGGGTGGTAATGATAAAGGTGAATGTTGGTGTATTCCTTCGATTTTACCCGATGTTTTAACAGTGGGTGCAATGCGTGATGATGGACAGCCTTTTAAATTTAGTAATTATGGTGGTGAATATCAACATAAAGGCGTAATGGCTAACGGTGAAAATATCTTAGGTGCGAATCCTGGTACCGATGAACCTGTTAGAGAAAAAGGAACAAGTTGTGCCGCTCCTATTGTTACTGGAATTTCAGCTTTATTAATGAGTATGCAACTGCAAAGAGGGGAAAAACCTAATGCTGAAACCGTGCGACAGGCTATTTTAAAAAGTGCGATTCCTTGCGACCAGAATGAAGTAGAAGAACCGGAACGTTGTTTATTAGGAAAACTCAATATTCCGGGGGCTTATAACTTATTAACAGGAGAACGATTAACAACGGTTAAAACTTCTGAAATCAGACAATCAGAAATTACTATTCCTGTTAATAATATTACTCCTCTCACTAAAATAGAAAACCCAATTAACAGCCCATTACTAACTTTAAGTAATGTAATTGCCAGCAATTCTTCGGCCGTAGCTGTGGCTAATATTACCGCTAGTCAACCTACTAATGGTATTACTGCTAGTGCTGCATCCAAATTAGTTTATGTTTTAGGAACAATTGGTTATGACTTCGGGAGTGAAGCGAGACGAGACAGTTTTAAACAATTAATGCCACCCGTAGAAATTGACGGAATAACCATTCCAGCTAATCCCTATGATGCTTCTCAAATAGTTAATTATTTAGCAGAAAATTCTTCAGAAAGTAAGTCCTTAATTTGGACAATTAACCAAGAATTTAACCCAGTTTATGCCCTGGAAGTAAAAGGAGGATTTGCGGCTGATGTTTATGAAATGTTAAACTTAATGTTAGCCGGACAAATTGAACCCGAAAGCAGTGATGATTATGTTGAAAGGGTGAGTATTCCTGGGCAAATTACTGATAAAACAATTACCCTATTTTCCGGTCAAGAAGTTCCTGTAATTACGATTAATAATATTAGGGGAATGTACGGCTGGAAAGTAAACGGTTTAGTGGATGCAGCCTTACAAACCCTTTCTGAAGAACTAGCTGACGCTAACGAGATTCAAATGCGAAGAAGTTTAAGTAGTTTCCTGAAAAGAGTCTATTTTGATTTGCAAAATTTAGGAAAAACCTCTAAAGACCGGGCGTTAAATTTTGCAGCAACTAACGCTTTTCAAGCCGCTTCTAGTTTTGCTCAAGCTGTTTCTACCGGGATGGAATTAGATACAATTGAAATCGAAAAAAGTCCCTTCTGTCGGGTTAATAGTGATTGTTGGGATGTGAAATTAAAGTTTTTTGATCCTGAACGGGGTTTGAGAGCCAAAAAGGTTTATCTTTTTAGTATTGATGTGAGTTATATGATTCCAGTGACATTGGGGCAAGTTCGTTCTTGGTCTGTACCTAAGTAG
- the pagE_1 gene encoding unknown protein, which translates to MIKKNIRPQQSAPVQRQVTTTSGQGEKALFASTECDILTRQCTPFAGDDAE; encoded by the coding sequence ATGATCAAGAAAAATATCCGTCCCCAACAATCTGCCCCGGTACAACGTCAAGTGACAACAACTTCTGGTCAAGGTGAAAAAGCATTATTTGCTAGTACAGAGTGTGATATTTTAACCAGACAATGTACTCCCTTTGCTGGAGACGACGCGGAGTAG
- a CDS encoding hypothetical protein (conserved domain protein): protein MKYSILIQWSEEDQAYIASLPEWGQYARTHGETYEEALENAKEVLEDLVYGYEQIGKILPEPKTLQVA from the coding sequence ATGAAATATAGTATTTTGATTCAGTGGTCTGAAGAAGATCAAGCTTATATTGCTAGTTTACCTGAGTGGGGACAATATGCACGGACTCACGGCGAAACCTATGAAGAAGCACTAGAAAACGCGAAGGAAGTTTTAGAAGATTTAGTGTATGGTTATGAGCAAATAGGGAAAATTTTGCCAGAACCAAAGACATTACAGGTCGCTTGA
- a CDS encoding hypothetical protein (conserved hypothetical protein), translating into MISRCTGAVCWGLGFFLVMVCVSTFYELRQMPKKVGELKQMLQKAGFILLPNKRGKGSHSYWIHPLLPKPVVLSGKDSKDAKTYQEKDIMASIKELEQLEQGNEQ; encoded by the coding sequence TTGATTTCCCGTTGTACGGGTGCGGTTTGTTGGGGTTTGGGGTTTTTCTTAGTCATGGTTTGTGTCTCCACATTTTATGAGTTACGACAAATGCCCAAAAAAGTTGGAGAATTGAAACAAATGTTACAGAAAGCAGGATTTATACTCTTGCCTAATAAACGGGGAAAAGGTAGTCATTCTTACTGGATTCATCCCCTTTTACCGAAACCTGTCGTTCTCTCTGGTAAAGACAGCAAGGATGCAAAAACCTATCAGGAAAAAGATATAATGGCAAGCATAAAAGAACTAGAACAATTAGAACAAGGAAATGAACAATGA